In one Shinella zoogloeoides genomic region, the following are encoded:
- the lptE gene encoding LPS assembly lipoprotein LptE, which translates to MLLSDGTGLSRLAKVLAGVALIGALAGCQVRPLYSTPSGTEGKLASISLSEAGDRVEQQVRNDLIFLFTGGAGEAQNAVYHLEMDVTSKTVGVLNDVRTDTARSGRVTVTADYNLTKSDSGETIASGKRSAVAMVDFPSQEFAKLRAIRDAENRGARELAELIRADVASALARR; encoded by the coding sequence CGTCGCGCTTATCGGTGCGCTCGCCGGCTGCCAGGTGCGGCCGCTCTACTCCACTCCGAGCGGCACGGAAGGCAAGCTTGCCTCCATCTCCCTGTCGGAGGCGGGCGACCGCGTAGAACAGCAGGTCCGCAACGACCTGATCTTCCTCTTCACCGGCGGTGCCGGCGAGGCGCAGAATGCGGTCTACCATCTGGAAATGGACGTGACCTCCAAAACCGTCGGCGTGCTGAACGACGTGCGGACCGATACCGCGCGCTCCGGCCGGGTCACCGTGACGGCGGATTACAACCTGACGAAGTCGGACTCCGGCGAAACGATCGCCTCCGGCAAGCGCTCCGCCGTCGCCATGGTCGATTTCCCGTCCCAGGAATTCGCCAAGCTGCGCGCGATCCGCGATGCGGAGAACCGCGGCGCCCGTGAGCTCGCCGAGCTGATTCGCGCGGATGTCGCTTCGGCGCTGGCGCGGCGCTGA
- the holA gene encoding DNA polymerase III subunit delta, which produces MAEVKSHEFDAFLKRKPLPARLLLVYGPDRGLVSERASALAVTSGVNLDDAFSVVKLDAGDIGTQPGRLIDEMNAIGLFGGDRLVWIRNAGSEKGLSDGLEILAGQPAGPSTLIIEAGDLKKGAALRKAAESSSQAVAIACYADDGRALQALIDQELAAEGMRISPAARERLVETIGGDRLASRNEVRKLALYCRGKELIEEQDVEEIVGDASAISTDDAIDAILKGDRDGFMHAIQKIVSSKTPVFLVLQGCMRQFQLLELMRAEMDEKRAPAAQAMATFGRHLHFRRKPIIENALKTWTGPAIRRETQRLQAAILQSRQRPALEDTIAMQTMLATVLQSGRR; this is translated from the coding sequence ATGGCGGAAGTAAAGTCGCACGAATTCGATGCTTTCCTGAAACGGAAGCCTCTGCCCGCGCGGCTTCTCCTCGTCTACGGCCCCGACAGGGGTCTTGTTTCCGAGCGCGCCTCCGCGCTTGCCGTCACCAGCGGAGTCAATCTGGATGACGCCTTTTCTGTTGTGAAACTCGACGCCGGCGATATCGGCACCCAGCCCGGCCGCCTGATCGACGAGATGAACGCCATCGGCCTCTTCGGCGGCGATCGTCTCGTCTGGATCCGCAACGCCGGCAGCGAGAAGGGACTTTCCGACGGGCTCGAAATCCTCGCGGGCCAGCCCGCCGGCCCTTCCACGCTGATCATCGAGGCGGGCGACCTGAAGAAGGGGGCCGCCCTGCGCAAGGCCGCGGAATCCAGTTCCCAGGCCGTCGCCATCGCCTGCTACGCCGATGACGGCCGCGCCCTGCAGGCGCTCATCGACCAGGAACTCGCCGCCGAGGGCATGCGGATTTCACCGGCAGCGCGCGAACGCCTCGTCGAGACGATCGGCGGCGACCGGCTCGCTTCGCGCAATGAGGTCCGCAAGCTCGCGCTCTACTGTCGCGGCAAGGAACTGATCGAAGAGCAGGACGTGGAGGAGATCGTCGGCGATGCCAGCGCGATTTCCACGGACGACGCCATTGACGCCATCCTGAAGGGCGACCGGGACGGCTTTATGCACGCGATCCAGAAGATCGTTTCGTCGAAAACCCCTGTCTTCCTCGTCCTGCAGGGCTGCATGCGGCAGTTCCAGCTTCTCGAGTTGATGCGGGCCGAAATGGATGAGAAACGGGCGCCGGCCGCGCAAGCCATGGCGACCTTCGGCCGCCATCTTCACTTCCGGCGCAAGCCGATCATCGAGAACGCGCTGAAAACATGGACAGGCCCCGCCATCCGCCGTGAAACCCAGCGCCTGCAAGCCGCTATCCTGCAAAGCCGGCAACGGCCGGCGCTGGAAGACACGATTGCCATGCAGACCATGCTGGCCACCGTCCTGCAATCCGGTCGCCGCTGA